The sequence below is a genomic window from Deltaproteobacteria bacterium GWC2_55_46.
GCAGACGTCCACTGGACAGACTTCGGCGCATGCGCCGCACTCTGTGCAGAGCTTGGGGTCTATGGTGTAGGGGTTGCCTTCGGAGATCGCCCCTTCAGGGCACTCTGGCAGGCATACGCCG
It includes:
- a CDS encoding 4Fe-4S ferredoxin, with product MSYHILEDCVACGVCLPECPEGAISEGNPYTIDPKLCTECGACAEVCPVDVCQPAPVKAAG